A region of Streptomyces sp. R44 DNA encodes the following proteins:
- a CDS encoding pirin family protein: MPAVTVENPLTLPRVAATADAVSRPVLAVTTAPSGFEGEGFPVRRAFAGINYQYLDPFIMMDQMGEVEYAPGEPKGTPWHPHRGFETVTYIIDGTFDHQDSNGGGGTITNGDTQWMTAGSGLLHIEAPPESLVVSGGLFHGLQLWVNLPASDKMMAPRYQDIRGGQVQLLTSPDGGALLRVIAGELDGHQGPGITHTPITMIHATLRPGAEISLPWREDFNGLAYVLAGRGTAGAERRPIHMGQTAVFGKGGALTVRADEKQDGNTPDLEVVLLGGQPIREPMAHYGPFVMNTQAELRQAFEDFQAGRLGTIPAVHGMGE; the protein is encoded by the coding sequence ATGCCCGCTGTGACTGTCGAGAACCCGCTCACCCTGCCGCGCGTCGCCGCCACCGCCGACGCCGTCTCCCGCCCCGTGCTCGCCGTCACCACGGCCCCCTCGGGCTTCGAGGGCGAAGGATTCCCGGTGCGCCGCGCGTTCGCCGGGATCAACTACCAGTACCTCGACCCGTTCATCATGATGGACCAGATGGGTGAGGTGGAGTACGCGCCCGGAGAGCCCAAGGGCACGCCCTGGCACCCCCACCGCGGCTTCGAGACCGTCACCTACATCATCGACGGGACCTTCGACCACCAGGACTCCAACGGTGGCGGCGGCACCATCACCAACGGCGACACCCAGTGGATGACCGCCGGCTCCGGCCTCCTCCACATCGAGGCCCCGCCGGAGTCCCTCGTCGTCAGCGGCGGCCTCTTCCACGGCCTCCAGCTGTGGGTGAACCTGCCCGCGAGCGACAAGATGATGGCCCCCCGCTACCAGGACATCCGCGGCGGCCAGGTCCAGCTCCTCACCTCCCCCGACGGCGGCGCGCTGCTCCGCGTCATCGCCGGCGAGCTCGACGGCCACCAGGGGCCCGGCATCACCCACACCCCGATCACGATGATCCACGCCACCCTGCGCCCCGGCGCCGAGATCAGCCTGCCGTGGCGCGAGGACTTCAACGGACTCGCGTACGTGCTCGCCGGCCGCGGCACGGCCGGTGCCGAACGGCGCCCGATCCACATGGGCCAGACCGCCGTCTTCGGCAAGGGCGGCGCGCTCACCGTCCGCGCGGACGAGAAGCAGGACGGGAACACCCCGGACCTGGAGGTCGTGCTCCTCGGCGGGCAGCCGATCCGTGAGCCGATGGCCCACTACGGCCCCTTCGTGATGAACACCCAGGCCGAACTCCGCCAGGCCTTCGAGGACTTCCAGGCGGGCCGCCTCGGCACGATCCCGGCCGTCCACGGAATGGGCGAGTAG
- a CDS encoding SseB family protein, with protein sequence MYGYEQNPGAQQQYAPPQQGQYAPPQAGMPGGMQAGMQGGGYAQQQPPLYPEPSPPSLADAVRAFTTGTLAAEDFQQIFATSKVYCPRGDNPGFLALHNTQQPVIPMFTSLKELRRYAGKESKYFVITGAEVIDLLPTGYGFVLDMEGDHRMVFDAKAVEQMVDFAMRRMYG encoded by the coding sequence ATGTACGGCTACGAGCAGAACCCGGGTGCCCAGCAGCAGTACGCACCGCCCCAGCAGGGGCAGTACGCCCCGCCGCAGGCCGGAATGCCGGGCGGCATGCAGGCCGGGATGCAGGGCGGCGGGTACGCCCAGCAGCAGCCCCCGCTCTACCCGGAGCCCTCGCCGCCCTCCCTCGCGGACGCCGTACGCGCCTTCACGACCGGCACCCTCGCCGCCGAGGACTTCCAGCAGATCTTCGCCACCTCCAAGGTCTACTGCCCGCGCGGCGACAACCCCGGCTTCCTGGCCCTGCACAACACCCAGCAGCCGGTCATCCCGATGTTCACCTCGCTCAAGGAACTGCGGCGGTACGCGGGCAAGGAGTCGAAGTACTTCGTGATCACCGGTGCCGAGGTGATCGACCTGCTGCCGACCGGCTACGGCTTCGTCCTCGACATGGAGGGCGATCACCGCATGGTCTTCGACGCGAAGGCCGTGGAGCAGATGGTCGACTTCGCGATGCGGCGGATGTACGGCTGA
- a CDS encoding acyl-CoA dehydrogenase, giving the protein MGHYKSNLRDIEFNLFEVLGRDKVYGTGPFEEMDVDTAKSILDEIRRLAENELAESFADADRNPPVFDPETNTAPVPATFKKSYNAFMESEYWRLGIPEEIGGTVSPRSLIWAYAELLLGSNPAIWMYSSGPAFAGILYNEGNEAQKKVAQIAVEKRWGSTMVLTEPDAGSDVGAGRTKAIQQEDGSWHIEGVKRFITSGEHDMEENILHYVLARPEGAGPGTKGLSLFLVPKYEFDWETGELGARNGAYATNVEHKMGLKASNTCEMTFGDQHPAKGWLIGDKHDGIRQMFLIIEFARMMVGTKAISTLSTGYLNALEYAKERVQGTDLANFMDKAAPKVTITHHPDVRRSLMTQKAYAEGMRSLVLYTASVQDSIAIKEAAGEDAKALHGLNDLLLPIVKGYGSEKGYEQLAQSLQTFGGSGFLQEYPIEQYIRDAKIDTLYEGTTAIQGQDFFFRKIVRDQGASLNALSEEIKKFLAVGTGGEELAGARDALAKAAVDLEGIVGKMITDLTATGEDVKNIYKVGLNTTRLLLASGDVVVGYLLLKGAAVAAEKLAEGATGKDVAFYQGKIAAAKFFAANVLPGVSAERALAEAVDGSLMDLDEAAF; this is encoded by the coding sequence ATGGGGCACTACAAGTCGAATCTCCGCGACATCGAGTTCAACCTCTTCGAGGTCCTCGGCCGCGACAAGGTGTACGGCACCGGTCCGTTCGAGGAGATGGACGTCGACACCGCCAAGAGCATCCTCGACGAGATCCGCCGTCTCGCCGAGAACGAGCTGGCCGAGTCCTTCGCCGACGCCGACCGCAACCCGCCGGTCTTCGACCCGGAGACCAACACCGCCCCGGTCCCCGCCACCTTCAAGAAGTCGTACAACGCCTTCATGGAGTCCGAGTACTGGCGCCTGGGCATCCCCGAGGAGATCGGCGGCACCGTCTCCCCGCGCTCCCTCATCTGGGCCTACGCGGAGCTCCTCCTCGGCTCCAACCCGGCCATCTGGATGTACTCCTCCGGCCCGGCCTTCGCCGGCATCCTCTACAACGAGGGCAACGAGGCGCAGAAGAAGGTCGCGCAGATCGCCGTCGAGAAGCGCTGGGGCTCCACCATGGTCCTCACCGAGCCCGACGCGGGCTCGGACGTCGGCGCCGGCCGCACCAAGGCCATCCAGCAGGAGGACGGCTCCTGGCACATCGAGGGCGTCAAGCGCTTCATCACCTCCGGTGAGCACGACATGGAGGAGAACATCCTCCACTACGTCCTCGCCCGCCCCGAGGGCGCCGGCCCCGGCACCAAGGGCCTGAGCCTCTTCCTCGTCCCGAAGTACGAGTTCGACTGGGAGACCGGCGAGCTGGGCGCCCGCAACGGCGCCTACGCCACCAACGTCGAGCACAAGATGGGCCTCAAGGCCTCCAACACCTGCGAGATGACCTTCGGCGACCAGCACCCCGCCAAGGGCTGGCTGATCGGCGACAAGCACGACGGCATCCGCCAGATGTTCCTCATCATCGAGTTCGCCCGCATGATGGTCGGCACGAAGGCGATCTCCACCCTCTCCACGGGCTACCTCAACGCCCTGGAGTACGCCAAGGAGCGCGTCCAGGGCACCGACCTGGCCAACTTCATGGACAAGGCCGCGCCCAAGGTCACCATCACGCACCACCCCGACGTCCGCCGCTCGCTCATGACGCAGAAGGCGTACGCCGAGGGCATGCGCTCCCTCGTCCTCTACACGGCCTCCGTGCAGGACTCGATCGCGATCAAGGAAGCGGCCGGCGAGGACGCCAAGGCGCTCCACGGCCTGAACGACCTGCTCCTGCCGATCGTGAAGGGCTACGGCTCCGAGAAGGGCTACGAGCAGCTCGCGCAGTCGCTCCAGACCTTCGGCGGCTCCGGCTTCCTCCAGGAGTACCCGATCGAGCAGTACATCCGGGACGCCAAGATCGACACCCTCTACGAGGGCACCACGGCCATCCAGGGCCAGGACTTCTTCTTCCGCAAGATCGTCCGCGACCAGGGCGCCTCCCTGAACGCGCTGTCCGAGGAGATCAAGAAGTTCCTCGCGGTCGGCACCGGCGGCGAGGAGCTGGCCGGCGCCCGCGACGCGCTCGCCAAGGCCGCCGTCGACCTGGAGGGCATCGTCGGCAAGATGATCACCGACCTCACCGCCACCGGCGAGGACGTCAAGAACATCTACAAGGTCGGCCTCAACACCACCCGTCTGCTGCTCGCCTCCGGCGACGTCGTCGTCGGCTACCTGCTCCTCAAGGGCGCGGCCGTCGCCGCCGAGAAGCTGGCCGAGGGCGCCACCGGCAAGGATGTCGCCTTCTACCAGGGCAAGATCGCGGCCGCGAAGTTCTTCGCCGCCAACGTCCTGCCCGGCGTCTCCGCCGAGCGCGCGCTGGCCGAGGCCGTCGACGGCTCGCTGATGGACCTGGACGAGGCCGCGTTCTAA
- a CDS encoding M18 family aminopeptidase: MSSAASRPTAGPFDRGHTDDLMAFLTASPSPYHAVASAAERLEKVGFRRVEETAAWDGTSGGKYVIRGGAIIAWYVPEGAAAHTPYRIVGAHTDSPNLRVKPQPDMGAQGWRQVAVEIYGGTLLNTWLDRDLGLAGRLTLRDGSHHLVNVDRPLLRVPQLAIHLDRQVNDGLKLDRQRHMQPIWGIGQVHEGDLIEFVAAEAGVDAEDVTGWDLMVHAVDAPAYLGRDRELLAGPRMDNLLSVHAATAALASLAGRDDLPYIPVLAAFDHEENGSEADTGAQGPLLGNVLERSVYARGGSYEDRARAFAGTVCLSSDTGHAVHPNYAERHDPTHHPRVNGGPILKVNVNQRYATDGSGRAVFAAACEKAGVPWQSFVSSNDMPCGTTIGPITAARHGISTVDIGVAILSMHSARELCGADDPYLLANALVAFLEG, encoded by the coding sequence ATGAGCAGCGCAGCTTCCCGTCCCACCGCCGGCCCCTTCGACCGCGGACACACCGACGACCTCATGGCATTCCTGACGGCCTCCCCCTCGCCGTACCACGCGGTCGCGAGCGCCGCGGAGCGCCTGGAGAAGGTCGGCTTCCGCCGGGTCGAGGAGACCGCGGCCTGGGACGGGACGAGCGGCGGGAAGTACGTGATCCGCGGCGGCGCGATCATCGCCTGGTACGTGCCGGAGGGCGCCGCCGCCCACACCCCGTACCGGATCGTCGGCGCCCACACCGACTCCCCCAACCTGCGCGTCAAGCCGCAGCCCGACATGGGCGCCCAGGGCTGGCGCCAGGTCGCCGTCGAGATCTACGGCGGAACGCTCCTCAACACCTGGCTCGACCGCGACCTCGGCCTCGCCGGCCGCCTCACCCTCCGCGACGGCAGCCACCACCTCGTCAACGTCGACCGGCCGCTGCTGCGCGTCCCGCAGCTCGCCATCCACCTCGACCGCCAGGTCAACGACGGCCTCAAGCTCGACCGCCAGCGCCACATGCAGCCCATCTGGGGCATCGGCCAGGTCCACGAGGGCGACCTGATCGAGTTCGTCGCCGCCGAGGCCGGCGTCGACGCCGAGGACGTCACCGGCTGGGACCTCATGGTCCACGCCGTCGATGCCCCCGCCTACCTCGGCCGCGACCGCGAGCTCCTCGCCGGCCCGCGCATGGACAACCTGCTGTCCGTCCACGCCGCCACCGCCGCGCTCGCCTCCCTCGCCGGCCGCGACGACCTCCCGTACATCCCGGTCCTCGCCGCCTTCGACCACGAGGAGAACGGCTCCGAGGCCGACACCGGCGCCCAGGGCCCCCTCCTCGGCAACGTCCTGGAGCGCTCCGTCTACGCCCGCGGCGGCTCCTACGAGGACCGGGCCCGCGCCTTCGCCGGCACCGTCTGCCTCTCCTCCGACACCGGCCACGCCGTGCACCCCAACTACGCGGAGCGCCACGACCCGACGCACCACCCGCGCGTCAACGGCGGCCCGATCCTCAAGGTGAACGTCAACCAGCGCTACGCCACCGACGGCAGCGGCCGCGCGGTCTTCGCCGCCGCCTGCGAGAAGGCGGGGGTGCCCTGGCAGTCCTTCGTCTCCAGCAACGACATGCCCTGCGGCACCACGATCGGCCCGATCACCGCGGCCCGCCACGGCATCTCGACGGTCGACATCGGCGTCGCGATCCTCTCCATGCACAGCGCCCGCGAACTCTGCGGCGCCGACGACCCGTACCTCCTGGCGAACGCCCTGGTCGCCTTCCTGGAGGGCTGA
- a CDS encoding AI-2E family transporter, translating to MQTSRAPLLPEPARRFAAWCVVLLLAAGVAAVFVWLCVVFKTAVTPVLLAILGTALLGPLHRRLVRMKVREGLAAALTVVAVLVVVGGATYIVVVALIDTGGQIIASLRQAAGDIAKHLGAAGTSLDDLARNAEKLLKEFGGTAASGVISGLSVVGQMLATAVLALLLIFFFLKDSDRVAGALRSLAPRATGDLVEAMARRAFEAVEGFMRGTTLVALVDAVLIGIGLVVLDVPGAVGLAALVFVTAYIPYLGAFLSGAVAVLVALADRGFVIALWVLGIVLAVQVIEGNVLQPMVQSRTVQMHPAVVMLAITAGASVAGVLGMLLAVPLTAAATGILGELRTRYGTPPDASS from the coding sequence GTGCAGACCAGCCGAGCGCCGCTCCTCCCCGAACCCGCCCGCCGGTTCGCCGCCTGGTGCGTGGTCCTGCTCCTCGCCGCCGGGGTCGCCGCCGTCTTCGTCTGGCTCTGCGTCGTCTTCAAGACGGCCGTCACCCCCGTCCTCCTCGCGATCCTCGGCACCGCCCTCCTCGGGCCGCTCCACCGGCGCCTGGTGCGGATGAAGGTCCGCGAGGGGCTCGCCGCCGCGCTCACGGTCGTCGCCGTCCTCGTGGTCGTCGGCGGCGCCACGTACATCGTCGTCGTCGCCCTCATCGACACCGGCGGCCAGATCATCGCCTCGCTCCGGCAGGCCGCCGGCGACATCGCGAAGCACCTCGGCGCGGCCGGCACCTCCCTCGACGACCTCGCCCGCAACGCCGAGAAGCTCCTCAAGGAGTTCGGCGGCACCGCCGCCTCCGGAGTCATCAGCGGGCTCAGCGTCGTCGGCCAGATGCTCGCCACCGCCGTCCTCGCCCTGCTCCTCATCTTCTTCTTCCTGAAGGACTCCGACCGGGTCGCCGGCGCCCTGCGCTCCCTCGCCCCGCGCGCCACCGGCGACCTCGTCGAGGCCATGGCGCGCCGCGCCTTCGAGGCCGTCGAGGGCTTCATGCGCGGCACGACGCTCGTCGCCCTCGTCGACGCCGTCCTCATCGGCATCGGCCTGGTCGTCCTCGACGTGCCCGGCGCGGTCGGGCTCGCCGCGCTCGTCTTCGTCACCGCCTACATCCCGTACCTCGGCGCCTTCCTCTCCGGCGCGGTCGCCGTCCTCGTCGCCCTCGCCGACCGGGGCTTCGTCATCGCGCTGTGGGTGCTCGGCATCGTCCTGGCCGTCCAGGTCATCGAGGGGAACGTCCTCCAGCCCATGGTCCAGAGCCGGACCGTGCAGATGCACCCGGCGGTGGTGATGCTGGCGATCACCGCGGGGGCGTCCGTCGCGGGCGTGCTCGGCATGCTCCTCGCCGTACCGCTGACGGCGGCGGCGACGGGGATCCTGGGGGAGCTGCGCACGCGGTACGGGACGCCGCCGGACGCGTCCTCCTAG